In Saccharomyces eubayanus strain FM1318 chromosome XIII, whole genome shotgun sequence, one DNA window encodes the following:
- a CDS encoding sugar porter family MFS transporter has product MKGLSSLINRKKNKIDSNSNEIENGMNSTDLNSIEMQEQGKKSDFDLSHIEYGQDSRVPKDDDEEVPDLLDEAMQDAKEADESERGMPLLQALKTYPKAAAWSLLVSTTLIQEGYDTAILGSFYALPVFQKEYGSLNSKTGEYEISVSWQIGLSLCIVAGEIVGLQMTGPFVDYMGNRYTLIVALFFLAAFTFILYFCKSLGMIAVGQVLCGMPWGCFQCLTVSYASEICPLALRYYLTTYSNLCWTFGQLFAAGIMKNSQNKYPDSDLGYKLPFALQWIWPLPLAIGIFFAPESPWWLIKKGRMEQAKKSLERTLSGKGPEKELLVSMELDKIKVTIEKEQKMSDSEGSYWDCVKDCINRRRTRIACLCWIGQTTCGTQLIGYSTYFYEKAGVSTETAFTFSIIQYCLGIVATLLSWWASKYFGRFDLYAFGLAIQTVLLFIIGGLGCSDTHGAQMGSGALLMVVAFFYNLGIAPVVFCLVSEIPSSRLRTKSIILARNAYNMACIVTAVLTLYQLNSEKWDWGAKSGFFWGGLCFATLVWAVIDLPETAGRTFMEMNELFRLGIPARKFKTTKVDPFAAVKAAKEIAHNDPKEDMETSMVEEGRSTPSITNL; this is encoded by the coding sequence ATGAAGGGCTTATCCTCACTGataaacagaaaaaaaaacaagattgACTCTAATTCAAATGAGATCGAGAACGGCATGAACAGTACCGATCTCAACTCGATCGAGATGCAGGAACAAGGCAAGAAATCTGACTTTGATCTTTCCCATATTGAGTACGGTCAAGATTCACGAGTACcaaaagatgatgatgaggaaGTCCCAGATCTTCTCGATGAGGCTATGCAGGATGCGAAGGAGGCAGACGAAAGTGAAAGGGGGATGCCACTTCTGCAAGCTTTGAAAACGTATCCCAAAGCTGCTGCTTGGTCGCTATTAGTCTCCACAACGCTGATTCAAGAAGGTTATGATACTGCCATCCTCGGATCTTTCTATGCTTTGCCCGTTTTCCAGAAGGAATATGGTTCTCTGAATAGCAAGACAGGAGAATATGAAATTTCAGTTTCTTGGCAGATTGGTTTATCTTTATGTATTGTGGCAGGTGAGATTGTTGGTTTACAAATGACTGGTCCTTTTGTAGATTACATGGGTAATCGTTACACATTGATTGTGGCGTTGTTCTTTTTAGCCGCTTTCACTTTTATTCTGTATTTTTGCAAAAGTTTGGGTATGATTGCCGTGGGACAAGTACTGTGTGGTATGCCATGGGGTTGTTTCCAATGTTTGACAGTCTCATATGCTTCCGAAATCTGTCCTTTGGCTTTAAGATACTACCTGACAACTTATTCAAACTTGTGCTGGACTTTTGGCCAACTTTTTGCTGCTGGTattatgaaaaattccCAAAACAAGTACCCAGACTCGGATTTGGGATATAAGCTACCATTTGCTTTACAGTGGATTTGGCCTCTTCCCCTGGCAATAGGGATATTCTTTGCACCTGAATCTCCATGGTGGTTGATCAAGAAAGGGAGAATGGAACAGGCGAAGAAATCACTTGAAAGAACATTGAGTGGCAAGGGACCTGAGAAAGAACTGCTGGTGAGTATGGAACTagataaaatcaaagtgactattgaaaaagaacaaaaaatgtCAGATTCAGAAGGGTCATACTGGGATTGTGTGAAGGACTGTATCAACCggagaagaacaagaatagCTTGTTTATGTTGGATTGGTCAAACCACTTGTGGTACACAACTGATAGGATATTCAACCTATTTTTACGAAAAGGCTGGTGTTAGCACTGAAACAGCATTCACTTTTAGTATTATTCAATACTGTCTTGGTATTGTTGCAACACTTCTATCCTGGTGGGCTTCAAAGTATTTTGGGAGATTTGACCTTTACGCGTTCGGACTGGCCATTCAGACTGTTTTACTGTTTATTATAGGAGGTCTGGGATGCTCTGATACTCACGGTGCCCAAATGGGAAGTGGCGCTCTTCTAATGGTGGTCGCCTTCTTTTACAACCTGGGGATTGCTCCCGTTGTCTTTTGCTTAGTTTCTGAAATACCATCCTCGAGGCTAAGAACTAAATCAATTATTCTGGCTCGTAACGCCTATAATATGGCATGTATCGTAACTGCTGTCCTGACATTGTACCAATTGAATTCAGAAAAATGGGATTGGGGTGCAAAGTCAGGCTTCTTCTGGGGGGGACTATGTTTTGCGACGTTAGTATGGGCTGTCATTGATTTACCCGAAACTGCCGGTAGAACCTTTATGGAAATGAACGAACTATTTAGACTCGGTATTCCAGCAAGAAAGTTCAAGACGACTAAAGTGGACCCATTTGCGGCTGTCAAAGCGGCTAAAGAAATTGCTCATAATGATCCCAAGGAAGATATGGAAACTTCCATGGTGGAAGAAGGGCGAAGCACACCATCTATTACGAATTTATGA
- a CDS encoding Zn(II)2Cys6 transcription factor, translating into MTLAKQACDCCRVRRVKCGGDKPCNRCLQHDLKCTYLQPLKKRGPKNISSRSLKKIAETQTFSDNDSCMTALETSLKLPKRFIDKCLRLYHDKLYVIWPLLSYGDLHKLLEENYDDNYVYWFLVALSAATLSDLQTEINLEDGISFSGRQLAFLCISSRHQFDDLDNSDLFKIMTYYCMHRCFSQFSDTKTSYRLSCAAIGLIKVTGLHREKLYESFSFEEQQLRRKVYYLLLLTERYYAVYIYCPTSLDATISPPQPEIVTDPRLSLDSFLEMIRVFTVPGKCFFDALATDSSDASCTEDSLKRIWKELHTTSLEIEPWSYGYVDISFSRHWIRILAWKLVFRTKSINSLSASSNAQIPVEIARDMLDDVFLTPANLYGVHGPGIPAKALEVANALVDVVNQYDQNTESEAWKVLCEISKFVFSLKHYDGKLVESFVTKCQSALITLPIAKPLKSGERFA; encoded by the coding sequence ATGACTTTGGCAAAACAGGCATGCGACTGCTGTCGTGTTCGTCGAGTAAAGTGTGGCGGTGATAAACCATGTAATCGTTGTCTTCAACACGATTTGAAATGTACCTATCTACAACCCTTGAAAAAGAGGGGGCCCAAAAATATCAGTTCAAGAAgcttaaagaaaattgctGAAACGCAAACGTTCAGTGACAATGACAGTTGTATGACTGCTCTGGAAACATCTCTGaaacttccaaaaagaTTTATCGATAAATGTCTAAGGCTTTATCATGACAAACTATATGTAATCTGGCCTCTGCTCTCCTACGGTGATCTCCACAAACTTCTAGAGGAAAACTACGATGATAACTACGTATATTGGTTTCTGGTAGCTCTGTCGGCGGCCACTCTAAGTGATTTGCAAACTGAGATAAATCTTGAAGATGGCATTTCTTTTAGTGGAAGACAGTTGGCGTTTTTATGTATATCATCACGCCATCAGTTTGACGATCTCGATAACAGCGATCTGTTCAAAATTATGACATACTACTGTATGCATCGGTGCTTCTCACAGTTTTCTGATACAAAGACCTCATACAGACTTTCTTGTGCAGCAATTGGCCTCATCAAGGTCACCGGACTACATCGAGAAAAATTATATGagtctttttcatttgaagaGCAGCAGCTTAGAAGGAAGGTTTATTATTTGCTTCTCTTGACGGAAAGATACTACGCTGTATACATTTATTGTCCAACAAGTCTGGACGCTACAATATCCCCGCCACAACCTGAGATTGTGACGGACCCGCGGCTTTCTCTAGACAGTTTTCTGGAGATGATTAGAGTCTTCACTGTACCAGGAAaatgtttctttgatgCTCTGGCTACAGATTCCTCAGATGCTTCTTGCACTGAAGATTccttgaaaagaatatggaAGGAACTTCACACAACATCGTTAGAGATAGAACCATGGTCCTATGGCTATGTTGACATCTCATTCTCACGACATTGGATCAGAATACTGGCTTGGAAGCTAGTTTTTCGAACAAAAAGTATTAATTCCTTATCTGCCTCAAGCAATGCACAAATACCGGTTGAGATTGCAAGGGATATGCTAGACGATGTGTTCTTAACTCCAGCCAATCTTTATGGAGTTCATGGCCCTGGTATACCAGCAAAGGCACTAGAAGTAGCCAACGCATTAGTAGATGTTGTTAATCAGTATGATCAAAATACAGAATCAGAAGCTTGGAAAGTATTGTGCGAGATATCAAAATTCGTTTTTTCTCTAAAGCACTACGACGGGAAACTAGTCGAAAGTTTTGTAACTAAATGCCAAAGTGCTCTTATCACTCTTCCAATCGCTAAACCCCTGAAATCGGGTGAACGATTTGCTTAA